The following are encoded in a window of Lagenorhynchus albirostris chromosome 3, mLagAlb1.1, whole genome shotgun sequence genomic DNA:
- the NSA2 gene encoding ribosome biogenesis protein NSA2 homolog has protein sequence MPQNEYIELHRKRYGYRLDYHEKKRKKEGREAHERSKKAKKMIGLKAKLYHKQRHAEKIQMKKTIKMHEKRNTKQKNDEKTPQGAVPAYLLDREGQSRAKVLSNMIKQKRKEKAGKWEVPLPKVRAQGETEVLKVIRTGKRKKKAWKRMVTKVCFVGDGFTRKPPKYERFIRPMGLRFKKAHVTHPELKATFCLPILGVKKNPSSPLYTALGVITKGTVIEVNVSELGLVTQGGKVIWGKYAQVTNNPENDGCINAVLLV, from the exons ATG CCACAAAATGAATATATCGAGTTACACCGTAAGCGCTATGGATATCGTTTGGATTAccatgagaaaaagagaaagaaggaaggtcgAGAGGCTCATGAACGTtcaaagaaggcaaaaaaaatgATTGGTCTGAAAGCTAAGCTCTACCATAAACAGCGCCATGctgagaaaatacaaatgaaaaagac TATTAAGATgcatgaaaaaagaaacaccaaaCAGAAGAATGATGAAAAGACTCCACAAGGAGCAGTACCTGCATATCTACTGGACAGAGAGGGACAGTCTCGAGCTAAAGTACTTTCCAATATGATCAAACAAAAACGAAAAGAGAAAGCG GGAAAATGGGAAGTCCCTCTGCCCAAAGTTCGTGCCCAGGGAGAAACAGAAGTATTAAAAGTTATTCGAacgggaaagagaaagaagaaagcctGGAAGAGGATGGTTACTAAAGTTTGCTTTGTTGGAGATGGCTTTACTCGAAAACCACCTAAATATGAAAGATTCATTAGGCCAATG GGATTACGTTTTAAGAAGGCCCATGTAACACATCCTGAACTGAAAGCCACCTTCTGCCTGCCAATACTTGGTGTGAAGAAGAATCCCTCATCCCCACTATATACAGCTTTGGGTGTTATTACCAAAGGTACTGTTATTGAGGTGAACGTGAGCGAGTTGGGCCTAGTGACACAAGGAGGCAAGGTCATTTGGG gaAAATATGCCCAGGTTACCAACAATCCTGAAAATGATGGATGCATAAATGCAGTCTTACTGGTTTGA